CTACCACTCAGAAACATACCAATGACAGAATGCATTATGCATTTGGTGCACAAGGACAGCACTACCATACGAAAAACAATCACATAACAAGGTAGTTGTGAAAAGGGTTAGTAAAACCCAATTAAGCAGCACAGATTCACCAGCACTTATTTCTAAAGCAGATCTGTAGTAAGTACAGTGCAAGTCTAGTAAGCTTTAATGGCGTGATTGGAGCGCAGGAACCTGGGGAAGGAGTCTTTGGCCATCAGATTGTAGATTCTCTGCTGTGCCTCATCGAATGTGTCGGCACACGGAGAGTCCGTCACTCCAAGCAGAGCCTCCCGAGTCTCAGCGTCCAAGTTTACCTGAGGGGAAAACAGATTATGAGAAGAAGCTCTTTAATGATATCTTTATCCTGACTGCACGCATCACTCTCCTCTCCACAAACCTCCTGTGGGGCGTCAGGGTTGATAAACTGGTTGTAGATGCTGCTGGACTTTATCTTCTGCACGTTAGAAGGAGAAACTCTGTACTCCTGACAAGCCAGCCAGAACTCCAGGTTCTCCTCACTGAACTCTGAGCGCAGGAACCCATGAAACGCCTGCAGAGCGCCTGGTTGAGAGGGAGAAGAACAAACCAGAGTCAACAATGTGTCAAATGAAGAAGAGTTAACATTAGAATATGGAAAAGCATGATGCCAGAAAAACTCAGGCCACATAAAGACCAACATTTCATACAAAGACATGTTCATGCTTGCTTGACACTGTTAGAGCTCTATATTCCACTCAACACTTCTAACAGCtttttttatgaagtattaaaacatcaacagcagccaaattgcAAGTGACATTTATTGGAAATACAATGTGTAGAATAAAGAAGAGTCATACGGTCACAGAACTAGCCAACTGACATCAGTTATAGTGTCTAACTGTTTGCTAACATTAGTCACCACAGCTACTGGTCATCAAATACACTTTGTCTTATGTATGAAATACGTCTGTGGTTAACAACAAAATAAGAAATTATCCCACTTTGTTCTATGACATAAGATATCAGTAAATATCCCACTTGTGAATTTTGAAACATCAAGCTAACTGTCTTTAGCTTAATGTTGATAAAGTTTTGTCAACATAAAAACATTAGCTTTTCACTTCAGTGTTCATCAGGGAAGATTATCTTTTTGAACAGAATATGTAAGTATCATAAGGATTTTTTTGTCACAAACTATATTCTCTGCTATAATCTAAAATGCATAGATGTTGGCTTTGCTTTTGGTCAGTGGTACCATTGTATTgctaacatccatgttgttctacaaaaaaatataattcCTGCAACGCTCGATTTGAGAAAAGAAGAATTTGTTCATAGTAAATCCTAGTTTTGGTCAGTTAAAACTATATCAGAAACATcaagtattgttgtttttataatcTTTATCTTTAAATGCTAATATTGAGTCACTGTTAAACCATTAAATAGCCGCTTCTTGTAGAGTACAACCTGATGTCCCAGAGGGTTAGTGTTGTTTGAACAGAGTTGTGTACAGGCAGACTTAAGCCTAATGTAAGATATAAGTACTACCTGCTGTGCAAGCTGCATTGGAgagaatttgaaaataaaaaaagacaagaATTGGGTCTTTTTCACATTTTGACTTTCCCTAGTCGAAAAAGCACAGGTGTTACTCTAGTTACCTCGACAGTGAGCCAGCATGAACAACACCAGGACCTGAGACGGAAGCAGCTCATTCACACTTTGTTAATTTTATCACTAGCACTAGTGCTTTTCCATTTGTCAAATGTCTTCATAGAGACGTATTGCATGTGTTGTTGAAACATTAAACTGACTTTATGGTGGGGGGGAAAAAAAGACATTCTTACTTCTGTTTTTCAGCAGAGTCTCCAGGTCATGGGGAACTCTTCCATCCTGACCCCTGATAAGAAAAATGGAAACGGTAAAAATTCAGCTTCACAGTGATATCTGGTAGATTTACTTCTACTACTCAAttccaaaaaaaaaagattccagAAGGTTTACTTTAGCTTGTGGTGCGTCTCAGTCAGATGGCTTAACTTCACCCGCAAGTCTTTTGCCCTGAAAACAGAAACATTATCATTAATTGTAAAAAATCTGCCATCAGGGCATCAGTGATTTGCATAGAAAACAAATGATCCAGCTGCATACTCACCTCTCCAGGCATGAGGAGGGCAGGGAGGAAAGTCCCTTACACATTGAGGTGCGTTTGAGAAAACGTAGAAAGGTAAAATAAAGACAATTTCTTCTGAGTTTTTCAGTCACTCAGCCTCCCGAGCTTCAGAGTGCTTCTCTTATATAGCCTATACCTGTTTGTTATCTGATCTGTCCGATCCTCTAATAACAGCAGCTGTAGGACAGGAGTTGAATGAGAGAGGTGGTGTACGTGCTTAGAGTCCACATAGGCCTGTCAACAGGAGACAGCACATAGAATAGGATAATTAAAGCAGGGTGACTTTCAGTACATGTTTGTGTGGTCAGGCATCACTTACTTTCTTTAGAGTCCGACCGGCAGGTGGACTGTTCACATCACTCATCTCTGGAGAGGTACTGCAGCATGGACAGGTGAGTGTTAAATGTTGACGGATGAGGCTGGACAAAACAAGACAGAACGCCTAAAACACCATTAAAGCCCCTGTGCAATACAAATAGTACCTCCTTTTTCTCATTTGTTATGACTTGTACTTTGTGTTTTGGAAACTGCATATGGAGCTCTCAATCAATGTGGATCTCCCTGCAAATGATGTTGTGTCATGAAACTGtcccattaaaggtggggtaggtaattcacttcagaaacatttttttgttatattccatggaatgctcttaacatcccgatagcaataaatacattaaatgctttgacaataaatacataaagaaaaGTTCATCtttggaagccgtggcgctgtaattTCACTGTGTGACATTAAAAAGAGGGTTCACAATATCCTCTATTTCCATCATAACATATTTTACTTACAGCCCCCCTCCACTCGGATATGTATTTTACTTGAAGGTTCTTCACTTTGACCTTCACTGTGCAGAATGATGTACTCTGTTTGCACTTTCAAATCCAACccgatatcacggcaagacgtgaacatgtgacgatttaccatgctgggagacgtgaagatgtcacgatttcgtcccttcaaacgtgacagttacacggtattgttaacccatgttaaccagagccatataatagattAGTGGTtatagtggttaaagcacgttattttattattttattattagatattaataggatccctataaagtatattcattacttgttattctctactaatagttcattaaagactgtgttGTCACaacagactgtatataatgactagtttCCACACCCCTTTTAAGATTTTCTaagctaaggtttattgacatattatacacaactacggtgtagttatgcaatgaatgaaaaacttgggtcgcaggttcctcagtgcattacaagacatctatcaatattgtgtgtatacctccaccattaaactgtccttctgcacatttcttatactatctacatatatgttataagagtataatacagtataatatcagtttaataataaacaaataagtgcttaaacatagttaacattgcaggaaagcgattatattaagtactttgtcaggcttaatatgtatctatagatacaaatgtcactgtgtgtgctgtgtgctctgcatgtgtgaccattaaagagggtttcatccctccatattcttcttctatacccccaaagcttttttcttattcaaaagaagaccttaacctaaagtactctttaatgtttgaattaagccttattagtttgtctgttttgcacatcctcctattaatatctaataataaataataaaattcaataacgtgctttacccaccaggtgtccctttctatcagctctgcaccgttatggtgtaaatacagcctatctaccaattggatcaaatataaaagtcagccgaattagtgttgatactgcaaggagacgtattgtgtgaaaagaaatgtaagatgttgtttaattgcttatatatttatggtccacgtcacgttttcagttttggcggcagttcttcctgcttgtctagaagtcttctcagcatgGCTCTAtacatagagaactacggcagatatgtaatacttaatgcagccgaaccatgtattacaatgctgttatgtgatgactttcaaagagaaaagcaagcacactcggaataaagttttattttgtttttaaaaaacgttttcagatttcacatcacataaaccccaaatcccagcatgcattgcggctaaaccatccaatcatcgagctgaggatcttgcccacgtcagtttccggtttcatttatcaccgatgtattttgttatacacacattccttcacatttacattttaatttgcattaaagtatttcatgaggccttccaacatgtttttaaatataactacggttgtagttgaagagtttgtaaattaacatgaaccgaagctgttgcctggcaactcaatcgcacaacgtcacgtccgttaattccacatccacaccagatctacacgcatggattaacatcgatttactacattaatgtagcctttgtttctgctaaaagaggtgtcgaccagctggggtaacaagaaaattggcgtaatcgagtgtgactattaaaaaataaatcattattatattaatattgacactaggcttgtttgagacaagcaagacctgcgcagacctgcgcagttgcgatcaacgtcttgctagtgcgttgcatgatggttagtcattttgtccgacttgctctggaggctcgcccacatgagactttgaaatctcgcgggacaaagacgcccgcagccttgagagcgaggcgaggcgagttggcgcatttgctctccacgagctgcggaagcgaaatgcttgatgggaaacggctcgctggtatctcgagctgagcgctcattggtgatttttaccacgtgctgctgatgaaactctccaattggctggcaaaagtttgttgttgttttgtgtcagttttacgtcgccacatccattcccatttttcatcattgttccacaatgtttatcatcatgaaattaatatctatatatttgatactatactgcttaccgttttcatactatatcttagcatattcatacacactgttcatactgctcacaggctgatatcgtattcataccccactgtttattcatcattcaattcattctatatgttattctgtagattgtgtacattactttccacttcgctgcttgttgcacctggttagaagctaaactgcatttcgttgtctcagtacctgtaatatgtgcaataacaataacgtttctctttaagttaaaccaaatcattaaaataaaatctattgtaatgtaatgatttggtttaaccttatttattgaatacatcatttaaaacggcaagattaaattaaattacatccatgttgtacacatcataaagcttaaagtggcagctaaagaattaacacagcagcaggtctgttcaattcatgctcattaagcttcatgtgtgcggatctgaagggactgatcatttgtagcctgtccacctatcagttttgcaaacattaagagggaggagcatttctaattatggaacccagtcactggtgtggttcatcatgtcattctccatacaatacatgtgggatttctattgcatccacttcatctgcaacgaaaaacgccaacgcaatttccgccattgcaaacccagccagtcaagccgactccgagtccgagctgtccgacttaagacgagctttttaacacctcccccggctgcgatcggctactctcgtctactttcgaggcgagccgcaatgtgtctcaaacaagcctaataacaaccgaccgtcggggtagcatttgcttggcatttccggttatttctccaatggttaacatgggttaacaataccgtgtcaCTGTCATGTTTGAAGGGATGacatcgtgacatcttcacgtctcccagcatggtaaatcgtcacatgttcacgtcttgccgtgatatcggGTTGTTCAAATCATGTGTTGGGGGGGACTTTAAGTATGAATAGCTATATACTGTTTATTTGCACTCACCACTCTGGCCACTTCATTAGGTACACTTGTACAACCTTATGTAATTTAAAACAACACAGAGTACATATTCAGATTATTATTGTTAAATATTTAACCATACCTTTATCACTGAGGTAgttttcagtggttttgtagCTTTATATTGAGAGATGTTTTAACATTTTGTCCACCCAAATTACAAATATTACCTTTTCAcagtgtcaacaacaacaataggctCAGTACAATTCATGGCAGAGATGTTGAATTGTAGCCtacatgttttcacataatcaCTTCTTAATTtacttttgtcttttttttgtatattttagcCTATGTTTTAAATGGTTGAAAATAATATGTTTATAGACTAAATCTGGTCATAATTTAGCACTGTTCAACAGTGACTGTTGACTTGTGACCTCAGTATTTAATAAATCCTCCGGCCCTGGTTGAGGATTCTTCTGTGTGATGTCAGGGACAAATTGTTctaactaggcttgtttgagacacattgcagctcgcctcgaaagtagacgagagtagccgatcgcagccgggggaggtgtcaaaaagctcgtcttaagtcggacagctcggactcggagtcggcttgactgactgggtttgcaatggcggaaattgcgttggcgtttttcgttgcagatgaagtggatgcaatataaatcccacatgtattgtatggagaatgacatgatgatgaaccacgactgggttccataattagaaatgctcctccctcttaatgtttgcaaaactggtggacaggctacaaatgatcagtcccttcagatccgcacacatgaagcttaatgagcatgaattgaacagacctgctgctgtgttcattctttagctgccactttaagctttatgatgtgtacaacatggatgtaatttgatttaatcttgccattttaaatgatgtattcaataaataaggttaaaccaaatcattacattacaatagattttattttaatgatttggtttaacttaaagagaaactttattgttattgcacatattacaggtactgagacaacgaaatgcagtttagcttctaaccaggtgcaacaagcagtgaagtggaaagtaatgtacacaatctacagaataacatatagaatgaattgaatgatgaataaacagtggggtatgaatacattagatatcagcctgtgaacagtatgaacagtgtgtatgaatatgctaagatatataaagtatgaaaacggtaagcagtatagtatcaaatatatatattaatttcatgatgataaacattgtggaacaatgatgacaaatgggaatggatgtggcggtaaaactgacacaaaacaacaacaaacttttgccagccaatgggagagtttcatcagcagcacgtggtaaaaaccaccaataagcggtcagctcgagataccagcgagccgtttcccatcaagcatttcgcttccgcagctcgtggagagcaactgcgccaactcgcctcgcctcgctctcaaggctgcgggcgtctttgtcccgcgagatttcaaagtctcatgtgggcgagcctccagagcaagtcggacaaaatgactaaccatcatgcaacgcactagcaagacgttgatcgcaactgcgcaggtctgcgcaggtcttgcttgtctcaaacaagcctactgtcaTTTAGCccggggttcccaaactttgccaCCCCCCTGTTGCAATTTTTGCAGGGGCGGTCgtgtgatttaaaaacaaaacatattaaaagattggcatcaaaggacacatagattgataaatatgcagttattaataacatctcaaatttaaaaaatgtaacttattaaaaaaataaaaataaatcccctttccctcaaactttgcgTGACCCCCATGGCGCCCCCTGGCGGCccccccactttgaaaaacactgatttAGCCAAGAACCTATTTATCAATAATAAACAACATTTTTGGCTAACACAAGACACTCTCAGTCGCCATTCATAGGTACAGTGTCCCAGCAGCAGCCCGTTCATTTTCTGTCCTCCACAGTCCACACACAGGGAGCTGCCTGACACTCGGTCGTCAGCGGGTTTCAGCTGCGGGGAGGAGGATGCGTGCCTCTCCCTTCCTGCTTTCTCAACAAACGTCGGAGTGAAATTTAAACCACAGAGCGGTCAGTAGTGGCGAACACAGAGAACCCCCGGGACCTGCTGAATATTGACGGAGCTGCTCGTTTTCCGTCCCATTAATCCGGTGTGAGGACAGTGGACTGAGCCCCGGACTCGCTGGTTCTCCTGCACAGTACCATGGGCCGCGGCTCGGTTTGGAGATAACAGTGAGTGTGAGACAAAATGGTCTCTAAGGGTTTGGAATAAGACCATAACAGCGAACATAACAGCGTGAGACACAAGTTTAACGCCATCATGATTTTAGAGGGAAGCTAAATCGCTCGTGGCAACTGTAGGAATGTGGAtcgagaaacaatttccccacggggattaataaagtatatcaaaaaaaGACCTGCGCAAGGATCGATACATAGGAAACACCTAATACTTTAATCCGTTATTTCCTCCAATCCCCTGTGTGTTTGGCAAATCAAAAATATTCCTTAGAAGAGCAATGttttaataaaatgtattcaaCCGATGCTTGCCCTGGGATGTCTATTTAGGGCGTGAG
Above is a window of Pseudochaenichthys georgianus chromosome 1, fPseGeo1.2, whole genome shotgun sequence DNA encoding:
- the LOC117454343 gene encoding regulator of G-protein signaling 5; protein product: MCKGLSSLPSSCLERAKDLRVKLSHLTETHHKLKGQDGRVPHDLETLLKNRSALQAFHGFLRSEFSEENLEFWLACQEYRVSPSNVQKIKSSSIYNQFINPDAPQEVNLDAETREALLGVTDSPCADTFDEAQQRIYNLMAKDSFPRFLRSNHAIKAY